The sequence below is a genomic window from Perca fluviatilis chromosome 13, GENO_Pfluv_1.0, whole genome shotgun sequence.
aaaaatcagAAATCAGACTGAAAAGTACAGTACCACCAAAAAGTATTGAGATTAGATACACAGCCTTATAGTGTGGCTGTTGGTCCACGCTGGGTCACACATTACTTCTCCTTGTTCTGTCCatagatttgatttgattttgttttacgTTTCTCCAGCAGACTTCAACCCAATTTCGAATGAGAATGTAGGACAAGTCACGGGCAAGGCGGGTGTGGAGGAGACAAAGGAAAAAGTGCAAAGAAATTTGGTAGGAAAAGATCCTTCCTCAGACCTGCCTAGTGTTCATGCTTGCCAAACAGGTGAAGCAGTTCTGGGCCCTTCCTGTCCAGTCTCGGCCCGAATGCAGTGGCAGACGAGTCCCTGGTCTCAACAAGAGCAGAGGCCGCAGGAAGTAGAGGGTGGCAGCTGCAGTAAAGACGAGGAAGAAGACgataaggaggaggaggatgtggaCTTTGAATGTTTCGCAGAAGGGATGTTTAACAGAGACACATATGATGAGATTGAAGATGGCACAGGACAGGTTTCCCAGAGGCCTTTAGTGCCTGTGTCTCCTGACTTCACCACGGCAGACTCGGAGGTCAACTGGCCCTCCACCAGCGTGGGACAGGGTAGCTCATTGACCCCCACCTCAAGTCGGCATTTGTCTCCGTCCTCTGCTGCATTTCCGCCACCCTCTTCACCCCCGACGCCATCTTCGTCCTCCTCAGTGTCCCTCGCTGGCGCCCCCTACACGGGCAAAGTCCACTTCTGCCACTGCGGAAAAGCCTACACCCTGAAGAGTATGCGTGACCGGCACGTGAAGATGCAGCACCTCAATCTACGGCCCTTCGGCTGTCCCGTTTGCACCAAGTCCTTCAAGATGAAGCACCACCTGACCAAGCACCTCAAGACTCATGGAGGGCTGCGGCCCTACGAGTGTGGCCTGTGTGGGAAAAAAGTAATTTGGAGAGACAGCTTCCTCAGGCATCAGGCCCGATGTGAGAGACTTGCCTCCAGCACCTCAGCTAACAGCAACAATGCAAGCACAGCTGCTGCGGATATGGATGACAGCTACAGTTATGGATTTGAAGACGGGGTTGCTTTTCTTGCAACCGGAGGACAAGTGAAAGTGGAAGAGGTGGACTTTCACGGGGAGATGGAGGACGGGATGCATGGCCTGTTGGGCAGTGTGTCTGGGATTGTGGATGAGCTAAGAACTCAGTCACAAAACTTGGACACCGGTAGTCATGTTTTTAAAGAGGAGGCGAGTGAGAGCTTTTGCGGAAATTAAACATCATTGTTAAAAGtctataaataaagaaatacatgCAAGAAGGACAATGCATTACATGATGACTTCAAAAGTCTGCGGACACAAATCATTGAAGGCTTCTTTGAGCTGccgcttttttttttcgtcctttttatgtgcattattttcatgtcatggataaaaaaaagaagtaaaaaaaaaggaacaatcATGCTTCATTCAAGTGGTCCTTTTAATGTGTGCAGTGCAAGGTAGCCTCAGTTCTTGTTTAGTGATGCTGTAAACTTTACATCTATGTTGTGAATGTACTTCTTGAGCCAGATTTAAGTTCAATGCATTTTGCACATAAATGATTTGCCATCGATCTacattagaaaaataaatacaaggatatgaaggaaaaaaaaaaaagttttctgtGCCATATTGATGTCTCTTCCTACTATGTAAAGGAAAGAAACCTTGTTCTATATGGTAATAAAACCAGTTGTTGCAATTTATTCTAGAACACTGAGGctcattttaaaacattgtGGGTCATTCTAGAACACTGAGGCTTATTTTAAAACATTGTGGGTCATTCTAGAACACTGAGGCTTATTTCACAACAGTTCCTTTTATTTTGCAGCACAACGGTGGAGCACCAGAGGTCTCTCTTGCTCAGCAGTGCAGCATCCCTTTCCTAGTGATCAATTTGTGGAAAAGATTGTCACTGTGTTTCAAGGAAGCATCTTCCAttaattgttaaaaaaagaCGCAGAGACTCTGAAAGATGACAAGCCAATGAAATGGGACTGTCACTGGGGGACAGCCCAATGGAGATTTCCATTTCATTGACAAACATGAGGTTGTGGCGATCAAAGAACAACTGTTCAAAGAGGAACAAAAgtgtaacatactgtacatacagccAGGTTAATTACAACGCAGCATAGAGAAGTTTGTTGATATGTTTTCTTATTATTCTCTAAGTAAAGTGATCTGGGTTAATTGAATGCTTGAATCACATTGGGTTGAGCTTATATCAGAATATTATTTTTGAGAATTTAATACATTTGTAGGGGATATTTTCTCATACCAGACATCTGCGTGGCCAGAATCAGTATAAAGACAAACCATAGTGAAAGGTTTAGGGTAAATTTAGCCCTTTTGTGTGAACGCTAAAATACATCAAACAGGAAAATTGCCTTTGTGTGATGTGGAGTTTAGGCCACTGAGCCAATTATCGCAGAAACGTTGCATGCAGGAGAGATGGAGCTCTT
It includes:
- the zbtb22a gene encoding uncharacterized protein zbtb22a isoform X2, with protein sequence MDPTCSASAAQAALTVQVCFPGARAAVLDNLNRQREEGRLCDLSIQVQGQVFRAHRCVLAASSPYFHDQVLLKNVTTVSLPSVMDPVAFESVLSSAYTGQLSIVLDDIVNYVTVASFLQMWHIVDKCTEILKRPRPPAEVSPGETAAAHPGTASRQQSPSSTDCLYLEREERRKERKPDALPPLATWRRPQQFPRWGRPRPSSAQNLADSQLDTLPCYTESDYTNCEEAWVSSHAKTSHFAHDGPGHNSRYHGGVPCGEALKQKVRFQQRGAPQSVVRRLDKNRESGNIDETQEKRKKRETEADEGVGEAAVEKKGGFAQMGHCDFNPISNENVGQVTGKAGVEETKEKVQRNLVGKDPSSDLPSVHACQTGEAVLGPSCPVSARMQWQTSPWSQQEQRPQEVEGGSCSKDEEEDDKEEEDVDFECFAEGMFNRDTYDEIEDGTGQVSQRPLVPVSPDFTTADSEVNWPSTSVGQGSSLTPTSSRHLSPSSAAFPPPSSPPTPSSSSSVSLAGAPYTGKVHFCHCGKAYTLKSMRDRHVKMQHLNLRPFGCPVCTKSFKMKHHLTKHLKTHGGLRPYECGLCGKKVIWRDSFLRHQARCERLASSTSANSNNASTAAADMDDSYSYGFEDGVAFLATGGQVKVEEVDFHGEMEDGMHGLLGSVSGIVDELRTQSQNLDTGSHVFKEEASESFCGN
- the zbtb22a gene encoding uncharacterized protein zbtb22a isoform X1, which encodes MDPTCSASAAQAALTVQVCFPGARAAVLDNLNRQREEGRLCDLSIQVQGQVFRAHRCVLAASSPYFHDQVLLKNVTTVSLPSVMDPVAFESVLSSAYTGQLSIVLDDIVNYVTVASFLQMWHIVDKCTEILKRPRPPAEVSPGETAAAHPGTASRQQSPSSTDCLYLEREERRKERKPDALPPLATWRRPQQFPRWGRPRPSSAQNLADSQLDTLPCYTESDYTNCEEAWVSSHAKTSHFAHDGPGHNSRYHGGVPCGEALKQKVRFQQRGAPQSVVRRLDKNRESGNIDETQEKRKKRETEADEGVGEAAVEKKGGFAQMGHCADFNPISNENVGQVTGKAGVEETKEKVQRNLVGKDPSSDLPSVHACQTGEAVLGPSCPVSARMQWQTSPWSQQEQRPQEVEGGSCSKDEEEDDKEEEDVDFECFAEGMFNRDTYDEIEDGTGQVSQRPLVPVSPDFTTADSEVNWPSTSVGQGSSLTPTSSRHLSPSSAAFPPPSSPPTPSSSSSVSLAGAPYTGKVHFCHCGKAYTLKSMRDRHVKMQHLNLRPFGCPVCTKSFKMKHHLTKHLKTHGGLRPYECGLCGKKVIWRDSFLRHQARCERLASSTSANSNNASTAAADMDDSYSYGFEDGVAFLATGGQVKVEEVDFHGEMEDGMHGLLGSVSGIVDELRTQSQNLDTGSHVFKEEASESFCGN